The Pseudanabaena sp. ABRG5-3 genome includes the window CGGTTATGGATGCAAGAGAACTTATCATAACTAAATACCTACAAAACCATGCCCCATACGACAGGCGATCTAGATCGGGTGTTTGAGCTATTGCAAGCCGTTATTCAAAAATATCAGCAAAATTTGCTAAAATCTAAGGGTTATTAAAACCTTAGTTATGACTGAATTAAATCAAGATCCTTTTGATGCGAGATGGCTTAATTGCCTATACGGGGGGAAATTAGCAGGACGAGCAAAAGTTGTTACAGATGTTTTCATTTTCATTGAACCCTTACTAGAAATAACTTTGCAAGATGGTTCTAAAACAAGAAAATTTTTTGGATTAAAAAGAAATTGTAAAGCTACATCAATAGCTAAAGATGACTTTGTGATTTTTGAATGGCAGAAAGTTGGTGAACGCAGTTATGATCGCAAACGTGATGGAGAGGGAGATCCTGAAGCCATTGAAATTGAGGTTACTAGTAAGGAAGTTGCAGAAGAATTAACGAACCAATTAAAAGGGTTGTTGCCTAGTGAACTGCGATCGCATTGGTATAAATATCTAGAAGCTTTAAACCAGAAAGCAGAATCAATCAATCAACAAGTTGAAGATTTGGCAATAGTGCGTACTAGCGAAAAAATTATAGAACTTGAAGAGTCCAAAAAACAGCTAATTCGGGAAGAAGAATTTCTCAAGCAGAAAGAGAAAGAACTAGAAATGCGAGAAATTGCTATCAATCAACAAGTTGAAGATTTGGCAATAGTGCGTACTAGCGAAAAAAATATAGAACTTGAAGAGTATAAAAAACAACTAATTCGGGAAGAAGAATTTCTTAAGCAAAAAGAGAAAGAACTAGAAATGCGAAGAATTGCTATTCCTGAGGAGGTTAGCAAGAGAACAGCACAATTTACTAAACAAGTTAAGGAAAATATATCTGAGTTGAAGAGTGAGCAGGAATCTGTCAAAAAGCAACAAGAAGACCTCAACCTACAACAACAGAACCTTAATCAAGAAGCAGAAAAACTTGCTGTTGAAAGAACTAGAGAAATTCAAGAGCAAATTGAAGCTAAACAAAAGCAATTGACTAGAGACAATCAATCTTTAGCCGATCGCACTAAACAATTTCTAGCCCGTCAAGAACAGCTAAAACAACAGGAATCCCAACTATTAGAAATTAGGCAACAAATAGAACCCTATCGTCTTGCAGTTCCTGCTGAAATCATCTCGAATCAATCGATTGAGTCATTGCAGTTACCCAACAAACTTGGCGCTAAATGGCATCCGCAATTACAAAAAGAAGGTTTGCAAGTATCACGGAATATTGCTAATAGTTTCCTGCTGTCGATGCTATCAGGCTTTTACTCAGGAGGCATTGTGCTGCTCAATGGCTCTGTGGGCGTTGGCAAAACAAGCATTGTGAAGCATTCAGCAAAATTGATTTGTGGTTCCTGTGCAATTATTCCTGTGCGTCCTGCATGGATTGAGCCTGCGGATTTATTAGGATTCTTTGATCCAATTCATGAAATATTTCGCCCTACCAG containing:
- a CDS encoding AAA family ATPase, with the protein product MTELNQDPFDARWLNCLYGGKLAGRAKVVTDVFIFIEPLLEITLQDGSKTRKFFGLKRNCKATSIAKDDFVIFEWQKVGERSYDRKRDGEGDPEAIEIEVTSKEVAEELTNQLKGLLPSELRSHWYKYLEALNQKAESINQQVEDLAIVRTSEKIIELEESKKQLIREEEFLKQKEKELEMREIAINQQVEDLAIVRTSEKNIELEEYKKQLIREEEFLKQKEKELEMRRIAIPEEVSKRTAQFTKQVKENISELKSEQESVKKQQEDLNLQQQNLNQEAEKLAVERTREIQEQIEAKQKQLTRDNQSLADRTKQFLARQEQLKQQESQLLEIRQQIEPYRLAVPAEIISNQSIESLQLPNKLGAKWHPQLQKEGLQVSRNIANSFLLSMLSGFYSGGIVLLNGSVGVGKTSIVKHSAKLICGSCAIIPVRPAWIEPADLLGFFDPIHEIFRPTSFLTALKNAETDRERLNLICLDELNLAKIENYASDLLSKLEYSREIHESDDLDGAGDANSLLLFSGDIETELWQEVKYLEEQQSLESNQKARQQRLQMFLQKWRSHQPVPQNMILLGTLNSDETTYDLSPKVIDRSYTITYPIADFNQLPKQVTNQAANQISSISSSKLRQVLHDGYAKNLDLIINKKSQEWVKIQQWQSSYFTEAASLGIPLGYRTMKDYAVFCAIADWLELPQKEAFGHFLFTKILPRITFFKDNQTNGLFQEWIKELKKNYKTYDPANILDRLERQLRKDERRQVRYWG